From one Flavobacterium kingsejongi genomic stretch:
- a CDS encoding tetratricopeptide repeat protein, which yields MNYNFTTSLLMFRTILTVFLCAATTFSFSQSVSGYWDKDRATTKEVKLGPGERISVKSEDFPVGTTELAFRITLLNENQQLANNLVSVLKVIPDPSGYSQGGAGALAILSSVSGTDNCTYAIFSDAKEAANYQKTAKTDKACLTQPKPLSKDAKVISLKNYKCLTANGQNLWFGFQSENKLLNEKIILEIVPWVDKKLSTGWSLENRKTILANVKSTANARLLKNSDNYSLCVLEKIKAKHSFQEYKNLMAAEKNNLIEKFGRLCLVETGDAKVIDNYYRTEAGELIKEEKYEEAIRMLNTNIVAASKTKVSDYNMLGYCYLFTRQYEKAIKQLLAAEQLDDSELTVKLNLAHAYLLSGNPAESREIHKKFRKQNIDAKISWAEQTKNDFEIFQKAGLPSDNFKKILKFIAD from the coding sequence TTTTTATGTGCCGCAACTACATTTTCATTTTCTCAATCTGTTAGCGGATACTGGGATAAAGACCGGGCTACCACAAAAGAGGTGAAATTAGGGCCGGGTGAACGCATTTCCGTTAAGAGTGAAGACTTTCCTGTAGGAACGACGGAACTCGCTTTCCGGATCACACTATTGAATGAAAACCAACAGCTGGCGAATAACCTGGTGTCGGTACTGAAAGTGATTCCGGACCCTTCCGGTTATTCACAGGGTGGTGCCGGAGCGCTGGCAATATTATCATCGGTATCCGGAACGGACAACTGTACGTACGCTATCTTTTCCGATGCGAAAGAAGCTGCGAACTACCAGAAGACTGCAAAGACCGATAAAGCCTGCCTGACGCAACCAAAACCGCTGAGTAAGGATGCTAAAGTAATCTCCCTGAAAAACTACAAATGCCTGACGGCAAATGGACAAAATCTTTGGTTCGGTTTTCAGAGTGAAAACAAGCTGCTGAATGAAAAGATTATACTTGAAATTGTGCCCTGGGTAGATAAAAAACTCAGTACCGGATGGAGCCTGGAAAACAGGAAAACAATATTGGCGAATGTCAAAAGCACAGCGAATGCTCGATTGTTGAAAAATTCGGATAATTATAGCCTTTGTGTTTTAGAAAAAATCAAGGCAAAGCACAGTTTTCAGGAATATAAGAACCTGATGGCTGCTGAAAAAAATAACCTGATTGAAAAGTTTGGGCGCCTATGCCTTGTAGAAACAGGGGATGCAAAAGTCATTGATAACTATTACAGGACGGAAGCCGGCGAGCTAATCAAGGAGGAGAAATATGAAGAAGCGATCCGTATGCTGAATACGAATATTGTAGCCGCCTCAAAAACAAAAGTGTCCGATTATAATATGCTGGGCTATTGTTATCTTTTTACAAGACAATATGAGAAAGCAATTAAACAGCTTCTTGCTGCTGAGCAACTCGATGATTCGGAGCTTACAGTAAAACTCAACCTGGCGCATGCCTACCTTTTGAGTGGAAATCCTGCTGAATCGAGAGAAATTCATAAGAAATTCCGCAAGCAGAATATTGATGCTAAAATCAGTTGGGCGGAGCAAACAAAAAACGATTTTGAAATTTTCCAAAAAGCAGGATTGCCATCGGATAATTTCAAAAAAATATTAAAATTTATTGCGGATTAA
- a CDS encoding o-succinylbenzoate synthase: protein MKATYQKYILDFKKPSGTSRGILTEKETWFIVLEQDGKKGIGECGILRSLSIDDRPDYEAKLQWVCANIHWGMETLWEALLEFPSLQFGLEMAFRSLESQTPYLLFPSEFVDGTQAIAINGLVWMGAEDFMKAQIEEKIANGFNCIKLKIGAIDFQQELGLLRFIRSHFSPEQMEIRVDANGGFSAEEALDKLNQLASYQLHSIEQPIRQHQHDSMAELCETTSLPIALDEELIGVFTIADKEALLAAIRPQYIILKPSLIGGFRGASEWIALAEKYNIGWWVTSALESNIGLNAIAQWTFTLGNPMPQGLGTGGLYTNNFECPLEVRQGKLHYNPKLQWEVDPAIFAA from the coding sequence GTGAAAGCCACCTACCAAAAATACATCCTCGATTTTAAAAAGCCCAGCGGGACTTCCAGAGGGATACTGACGGAAAAGGAAACCTGGTTTATCGTCCTGGAGCAGGATGGGAAAAAAGGAATCGGGGAGTGTGGGATATTACGATCCCTGAGTATTGATGACCGTCCGGATTATGAAGCGAAACTGCAATGGGTTTGTGCTAATATTCATTGGGGTATGGAAACGCTATGGGAAGCCTTACTGGAATTTCCTTCGCTGCAGTTTGGCCTGGAAATGGCATTTCGATCTTTGGAAAGCCAAACGCCTTACCTGCTTTTTCCTTCTGAATTTGTTGATGGTACACAGGCTATTGCTATCAATGGATTGGTATGGATGGGCGCTGAGGATTTTATGAAAGCACAGATTGAGGAAAAGATTGCGAATGGTTTTAACTGCATAAAACTCAAGATTGGCGCTATTGATTTTCAGCAGGAATTGGGATTATTACGTTTTATCAGGAGCCATTTTTCCCCGGAACAAATGGAAATTCGCGTAGATGCTAACGGTGGATTTAGTGCAGAAGAAGCTTTAGATAAACTAAATCAATTAGCTAGTTATCAGTTGCATAGTATAGAGCAGCCTATACGTCAACATCAACATGACAGTATGGCAGAATTATGTGAAACTACTTCATTGCCAATCGCACTTGATGAAGAGTTGATAGGAGTATTTACGATTGCTGACAAAGAAGCATTGCTTGCTGCGATTAGGCCGCAATATATCATTTTAAAGCCAAGTCTTATCGGAGGTTTTCGGGGTGCTTCCGAATGGATTGCACTTGCGGAAAAATACAATATTGGCTGGTGGGTTACGTCGGCGCTGGAGAGTAATATTGGATTGAATGCTATCGCACAATGGACTTTTACATTGGGTAATCCGATGCCGCAAGGATTGGGAACCGGAGGATTATATACCAATAATTTCGAATGCCCGCTGGAAGTGCGCCAAGGCAAACTGCATTACAATCCCAAACTTCAATGGGAAGTGGATCCTGCTATTTTTGCTGCTTAG
- a CDS encoding nuclear transport factor 2 family protein yields MNANEVLITQFYTAFSQQNANGMIACYHPEIEFEDPAFGKLKGDDVRAMWKMLLANNKTGIDIRFYNVKSDDTTGCANWVATYIFTKTKRKVINRIAAKFEFKEGLIIKHKDNFDLWSWSKQALEWKGYLLGWTAFLKKSINKQALASLNRYQNK; encoded by the coding sequence ATGAATGCCAATGAAGTTCTGATTACCCAATTCTACACCGCTTTTTCCCAGCAAAATGCCAATGGAATGATCGCTTGTTATCATCCCGAAATAGAATTTGAAGACCCGGCTTTTGGAAAACTGAAAGGGGATGATGTGCGTGCCATGTGGAAAATGCTTCTGGCCAATAACAAAACAGGAATTGATATTCGTTTTTACAATGTCAAATCGGATGACACTACCGGTTGTGCCAATTGGGTCGCAACCTATATCTTCACCAAAACAAAACGGAAAGTAATCAATCGTATTGCTGCAAAATTTGAATTCAAGGAAGGCTTAATCATAAAACACAAAGATAATTTTGATTTATGGAGTTGGTCCAAGCAGGCCTTGGAATGGAAAGGCTACCTATTAGGCTGGACAGCATTCCTGAAAAAAAGCATCAACAAACAAGCCTTAGCTTCTCTGAACCGCTATCAAAATAAATAA
- a CDS encoding GreA/GreB family elongation factor, with product MKPVPILSLADYQILRELSKNSINVSNAKELTQLSGELDRAIIVKEGLPENNVVQINSFLEIEDVKAQKRMKIQIVLPSLANIKEAKVSVLAPLSIALIGFKENDEVEWDLPAGMKTLRIIAVTNSVANN from the coding sequence ATGAAACCAGTACCTATTTTAAGTTTGGCAGATTACCAAATTTTGCGCGAATTGAGCAAAAACAGCATTAACGTTTCTAACGCGAAAGAACTCACACAGCTTTCGGGAGAATTGGACCGCGCTATTATTGTCAAAGAAGGCCTGCCGGAAAACAATGTAGTCCAGATCAATTCCTTTTTGGAAATAGAAGATGTAAAAGCGCAAAAAAGGATGAAAATCCAGATTGTACTTCCGTCCTTAGCGAATATAAAAGAAGCTAAAGTATCCGTACTCGCGCCATTAAGCATTGCACTGATCGGATTTAAGGAAAATGATGAAGTAGAATGGGATCTGCCCGCCGGTATGAAAACCTTACGAATTATTGCAGTAACCAATAGTGTAGCCAATAACTAA
- a CDS encoding FMN-binding glutamate synthase family protein — MLLKKFRETLVARQIIWFVTLSALFAFTYMVYHHLLHIGFLGLVLIALAFVVFDTFQAKHSIRKNYPLIGRLRYFFESVRPEFRQYFIEGELDGKPFNRRQRSIVYQRAKNVKQTISFGMQDDPNRIGYEWAAHSIYPKRADKNFFRTTIGNSQCQQPYSASIYNISAMSYGALSKTAISALNKGAQRGGFAHNTGEGGISDFHLQGGDLIWQIGTGYFGCRNEDGSFSGELFAERASYPQVKMIELKLSQGAKPGHGGLLPGEKNTPEIARIRSIKPFVAVHSPSSHTAFSNSTELLYFLKRLRELSQGKPVGFKICIGRKDEFIAIVEAITATGIIPDFITIDGAEGGTGAAPLEFIDYMGMALADALIFATNTLKEYGVREEIKVLSSGKIISAFDIAKAMALGADACYSARGMMFALGCIQALQCDSGKCPVGIATQDKSLYRGLDITDKSVRVAHFHNNTMKAFADFIGACGFENPKLITPDVFYRRVDHKTNLSFAEMYFQEKTTEKKEFINF, encoded by the coding sequence ATGTTACTAAAAAAATTCCGGGAAACATTAGTCGCTCGCCAGATCATCTGGTTCGTAACCCTTAGCGCTCTATTTGCATTTACCTATATGGTATACCATCATTTGCTGCATATTGGCTTTTTAGGGCTTGTACTTATCGCATTGGCATTTGTAGTATTTGATACTTTCCAGGCCAAACATTCCATCCGTAAAAACTATCCGCTGATCGGAAGGCTTCGTTACTTCTTCGAATCCGTACGCCCTGAATTCAGGCAGTATTTTATAGAAGGGGAACTGGACGGAAAACCGTTCAACCGAAGACAGCGTTCTATCGTATACCAGCGGGCCAAAAACGTAAAACAGACCATTTCCTTTGGGATGCAGGATGACCCAAACCGTATTGGTTATGAATGGGCTGCCCATTCTATTTACCCAAAACGCGCCGACAAGAATTTTTTCCGTACCACCATTGGCAATAGCCAATGCCAACAACCGTACAGCGCAAGTATTTATAACATTAGTGCGATGAGTTATGGCGCCCTGAGCAAAACAGCCATTTCTGCGTTGAACAAAGGAGCACAACGCGGTGGTTTTGCCCACAATACAGGCGAAGGTGGCATCAGTGATTTCCACCTGCAGGGTGGTGACCTGATCTGGCAAATTGGTACCGGATATTTTGGATGCCGGAATGAAGACGGAAGTTTCTCCGGAGAATTATTTGCAGAAAGAGCCAGCTATCCGCAGGTAAAAATGATCGAATTAAAATTATCACAGGGGGCAAAACCCGGGCATGGCGGATTGTTGCCAGGAGAAAAAAACACCCCTGAAATTGCCCGTATCCGTAGCATCAAACCATTTGTAGCAGTACACTCCCCTTCCAGCCATACTGCTTTTTCCAATAGCACTGAACTGTTGTATTTCCTGAAAAGATTACGGGAACTCTCACAGGGAAAACCTGTAGGATTTAAAATTTGCATTGGCCGTAAGGATGAATTTATCGCTATCGTTGAGGCCATTACCGCAACCGGAATCATTCCCGATTTCATCACTATTGATGGTGCTGAAGGTGGAACTGGTGCCGCTCCGTTGGAATTCATCGACTATATGGGAATGGCACTCGCTGATGCCCTGATATTTGCTACGAATACCTTAAAAGAATACGGTGTCCGCGAGGAGATCAAAGTACTTTCTTCCGGAAAAATCATTTCAGCTTTTGATATTGCCAAAGCCATGGCCCTGGGCGCTGATGCCTGTTACAGCGCACGCGGGATGATGTTTGCCCTGGGCTGTATCCAGGCACTGCAATGTGACAGCGGAAAGTGCCCGGTAGGAATTGCTACCCAGGACAAATCGCTATACAGAGGACTCGACATCACCGACAAAAGTGTACGTGTAGCACATTTCCACAATAATACCATGAAAGCCTTTGCGGATTTTATCGGTGCCTGTGGATTTGAAAATCCTAAACTCATCACACCAGATGTATTCTACAGAAGGGTAGACCATAAAACCAACCTGAGTTTTGCAGAAATGTATTTTCAGGAAAAAACAACGGAGAAAAAAGAATTTATAAACTTCTAA
- a CDS encoding thioredoxin family protein has protein sequence MSNTLSNMLPLGTKAPFFLLKDTNSNDYFSFDTIKREKGTLIVFICNHCPFVHHVIDEIVMIANDYRVQGIGVAAISSNDILRYPEDSPELMTEFALRNRMDFPYLYDAQQEAARAYNATCTPDFFLFDANDQLVYRGQLDDSRPGNAIPVSGNDLRNAIDAIIYNRAISENQKPSLGCNIKWKLNP, from the coding sequence ATGTCAAACACCTTATCCAACATGCTTCCGTTGGGCACCAAAGCCCCGTTTTTTTTATTAAAAGACACCAATTCCAATGATTACTTTTCATTTGACACTATCAAAAGAGAAAAAGGCACATTGATTGTTTTTATCTGCAATCACTGCCCTTTTGTCCACCATGTCATTGATGAAATTGTAATGATCGCAAATGACTACCGTGTTCAGGGAATTGGGGTAGCCGCAATCAGCAGCAACGATATCCTACGCTATCCTGAAGACAGCCCGGAACTGATGACGGAATTTGCCCTGCGCAACCGGATGGACTTCCCTTACCTGTACGACGCACAACAGGAAGCCGCCAGAGCTTATAACGCTACCTGTACGCCTGACTTTTTCCTTTTTGATGCCAATGACCAGCTCGTTTACCGTGGCCAGCTTGACGATTCGCGTCCTGGAAATGCCATTCCGGTAAGCGGCAATGATTTAAGAAATGCTATTGATGCTATAATTTATAACCGTGCGATCTCCGAAAATCAAAAACCAAGCCTTGGCTGCAATATTAAATGGAAGTTAAACCCATAG
- a CDS encoding tRNA-binding protein, producing MINWNDFEKVEMRIGTILEVHDFPEALKPAYQLRIDFGPVIGILKSSAQITQRYTKEDLVDRQIMAVVNFPKKQIGRFMSECLVMGAVGEAGDIVLLAPDFKVENGLRIG from the coding sequence ATGATTAACTGGAATGATTTTGAAAAAGTAGAAATGAGGATTGGAACCATACTGGAAGTCCATGATTTTCCGGAAGCTTTAAAACCGGCCTATCAGCTGCGCATCGATTTTGGTCCGGTGATTGGGATTTTGAAATCATCAGCCCAGATTACGCAACGGTATACAAAAGAAGATTTGGTCGATCGCCAGATTATGGCAGTGGTGAATTTCCCTAAAAAACAAATTGGCAGGTTCATGAGTGAATGCCTTGTTATGGGGGCTGTAGGAGAAGCTGGTGATATAGTATTGCTCGCTCCTGATTTTAAAGTTGAAAACGGGCTTCGGATAGGATAA
- a CDS encoding PUR family DNA/RNA-binding protein gives MRENELLEKEEIFSKVLRAGRRTYFFDVRATKAEDYYITITESKKFTEEDGSFHFKKHKIYLYKEDFAAFTEILEEMTSYVLNNKGEEVISERHQKDFKKEYFAEKTEPVLEDRTIESFTNIDFDDI, from the coding sequence ATGAGAGAAAATGAATTGTTAGAAAAAGAAGAAATTTTTTCTAAAGTATTAAGAGCCGGAAGGAGAACTTATTTCTTTGATGTAAGAGCTACGAAAGCAGAGGATTATTACATCACTATTACTGAAAGTAAAAAATTTACTGAAGAAGATGGCTCATTCCACTTCAAGAAACACAAGATTTATCTCTACAAAGAAGATTTTGCAGCTTTCACAGAAATTTTAGAGGAGATGACTTCGTATGTCCTGAACAACAAAGGCGAGGAAGTAATTTCAGAACGACACCAAAAAGATTTCAAAAAAGAATATTTTGCTGAAAAAACGGAACCTGTTTTAGAAGACAGAACCATTGAAAGCTTTACCAATATTGACTTTGATGATATCTAA
- a CDS encoding ABC transporter ATP-binding protein encodes MKELQYLNKYFIKYKYRFLTGIFITIVAQFFSLYTPQLIGDSIRRIQKFSNDTSVSTVLIKSELLHNVILILITTLIAGGLTFLMRQTLIVMSRHVEFDLKNEVFRQYENLSQNFYKQNRTGDLMNRITEDVAKVRMYVGPAVMYTLNTTIRFAVVIVQMYIISPQLTLYTLLPLPILSYSIFKLSTQINKKSTIYQKNLSDLSSFAQEMFSGIRVIKAYSIENKIQSNFLELSNDSKTKNMDLAKVNSLFGPLMILLIGLSNLIVIYAGGMLYVKGAIPDIGVIAQFILYVNMLTWPVASLGWISSMVQEAEASQKRINEFLKIEPEIKNKSLTPTPIVGNIAFNNVSFTYEDTNIQALDDISFTVKQGETLAILGKTGSGKSTILSLISRLYDVQVGDITIDNQRINLMNLHDLRSSIAFVPQDAFLFSDTIKNNIKFGKENATDEEVHDAAKAAVVHHNIMNFKLQYETILGERGITLSGGQKQRVSIARAIIKESRILLFDDCLSAVDTETEETILNNLLKISKNKTTIIVSHRVASARNADKIIILEDGKILQQGSHNQLVNQEGYYRELYTKQLSEKELQ; translated from the coding sequence ATGAAAGAACTTCAATATTTAAACAAATATTTCATCAAGTATAAATATCGTTTTTTAACCGGGATTTTTATTACAATCGTTGCCCAGTTTTTTTCCCTCTATACACCACAACTTATCGGGGACTCCATTCGCAGGATTCAGAAGTTTTCCAATGATACTTCCGTAAGTACGGTTTTGATAAAATCAGAGTTACTTCATAATGTTATCCTGATTTTAATTACGACACTTATTGCCGGTGGCCTGACCTTCCTGATGCGCCAAACCCTTATCGTAATGTCACGCCATGTAGAGTTTGACCTTAAGAATGAGGTTTTCCGGCAATATGAAAATCTATCCCAGAATTTTTACAAGCAAAACCGCACCGGAGATTTAATGAACCGGATCACGGAAGATGTGGCAAAAGTGCGGATGTATGTAGGTCCCGCTGTAATGTACACCCTGAATACCACCATTCGGTTTGCTGTTGTGATTGTACAGATGTACATCATATCACCACAGTTAACGCTATACACCTTATTACCGCTTCCTATATTATCGTATAGCATATTCAAGCTCAGCACCCAAATCAACAAAAAAAGTACGATCTACCAAAAGAACCTGTCCGACCTCTCCAGTTTCGCACAGGAGATGTTTTCGGGAATTCGGGTAATCAAAGCCTATAGTATTGAAAATAAGATCCAGTCCAACTTCCTGGAACTCTCCAATGACAGCAAGACCAAAAACATGGATCTTGCCAAGGTAAATTCTTTATTTGGCCCGCTTATGATCCTTTTAATCGGGCTTAGTAACCTGATTGTCATCTACGCCGGCGGAATGCTGTATGTAAAAGGAGCTATTCCTGATATTGGGGTAATCGCACAATTTATCTTATATGTAAACATGCTTACCTGGCCGGTAGCATCATTAGGATGGATTTCTTCTATGGTCCAGGAAGCCGAAGCATCCCAGAAAAGAATCAACGAGTTCCTTAAAATTGAACCCGAGATTAAAAACAAATCCCTGACCCCTACTCCTATTGTTGGTAATATTGCATTCAACAATGTATCGTTTACCTACGAAGATACCAACATACAGGCACTCGACGACATTAGCTTTACCGTCAAACAAGGCGAAACATTAGCAATACTTGGAAAAACGGGTTCCGGAAAATCCACGATATTATCGCTAATCAGCAGGCTTTATGATGTTCAGGTGGGTGATATCACTATCGACAACCAGCGCATTAACCTGATGAACCTGCATGATTTACGCAGCAGTATTGCTTTTGTTCCCCAGGACGCATTCCTGTTTTCCGATACCATCAAGAACAATATCAAGTTCGGAAAGGAAAATGCCACAGATGAAGAAGTGCATGATGCCGCAAAAGCTGCTGTAGTACATCACAATATTATGAATTTTAAGCTGCAGTATGAAACGATCCTTGGCGAACGGGGCATCACCCTTTCCGGAGGACAAAAACAACGGGTATCCATTGCCAGAGCCATTATTAAAGAATCCAGGATCCTGCTCTTTGACGACTGCCTTTCAGCAGTAGACACAGAGACAGAAGAAACCATCCTGAATAACTTGTTGAAAATCTCAAAAAACAAAACCACAATCATTGTTAGCCACCGGGTTGCATCTGCCCGAAATGCGGATAAAATCATCATTTTGGAAGACGGAAAAATACTCCAACAAGGATCTCATAATCAATTGGTAAATCAGGAAGGATATTATAGAGAATTGTATACTAAACAACTTTCTGAAAAAGAATTGCAATAA
- a CDS encoding Glu/Leu/Phe/Val dehydrogenase dimerization domain-containing protein, protein MITEVTTANELHKIDPVFGQVSFKDHEQIVFCHDKDTGLKAIIGIHNTVLGPALGGTRMWKYANEWEALNDVLRLSRGMTFKSAISGLDLGGGKAVIIGDSKIVKTPEMITKFGEYVNSLSGRYITAEDVGTTTEDMDRINDVTKFVTGISESRGGSGNPSPVTAYGVYMGMKAAAKYQFGTDNLEGKRVLVQGIGNVGETLVKHLTNEGALVQITDLNEARVEEIAKKYNAQIFTGADLYSADVDIYAPCALGATVNDETVNKIKARVIAGAANNQLANEVVHGQILKDRGIVYAPDFLINAGGIINVYGEIAGYDKAEALKRTENIYNTTLEIFSFAESNNITTHQAALNIAQNRVDERKKETAK, encoded by the coding sequence ATGATTACAGAAGTAACAACAGCAAATGAACTTCATAAAATTGATCCAGTTTTTGGGCAAGTATCATTTAAAGATCATGAGCAAATCGTTTTTTGTCACGACAAAGATACTGGTTTAAAAGCAATAATTGGTATTCATAACACAGTTTTAGGACCTGCATTGGGAGGGACGAGAATGTGGAAATATGCCAACGAATGGGAAGCTTTAAATGATGTATTAAGACTTTCTCGTGGTATGACTTTTAAATCTGCCATTTCAGGATTAGATCTTGGAGGAGGTAAAGCGGTAATAATTGGAGATTCCAAAATAGTTAAAACGCCTGAAATGATTACCAAATTTGGTGAGTATGTTAACTCATTAAGCGGAAGGTATATCACAGCGGAAGATGTAGGTACTACTACAGAAGACATGGATCGTATCAATGATGTGACTAAATTTGTAACCGGTATCTCTGAGTCCAGAGGTGGTTCTGGTAATCCATCTCCTGTAACGGCTTATGGTGTATATATGGGAATGAAAGCGGCTGCCAAATACCAATTTGGGACTGATAACCTGGAAGGCAAAAGAGTTTTGGTACAAGGTATCGGAAATGTAGGGGAAACCCTTGTAAAACACCTTACTAATGAAGGTGCTTTGGTTCAGATCACCGACCTTAACGAGGCAAGAGTAGAAGAAATCGCTAAAAAATATAACGCTCAGATTTTTACCGGAGCTGACCTGTACAGTGCTGATGTGGATATTTATGCTCCATGTGCGCTGGGTGCTACTGTAAATGATGAGACTGTAAATAAAATCAAAGCGAGAGTAATTGCCGGTGCCGCAAACAACCAGTTGGCAAATGAAGTGGTTCACGGGCAGATATTGAAAGACAGAGGTATTGTATATGCTCCTGATTTCTTGATCAATGCTGGTGGAATTATCAATGTATACGGTGAAATCGCAGGATATGATAAAGCAGAAGCTTTAAAAAGAACCGAAAATATCTATAATACTACTTTGGAAATTTTCAGTTTTGCAGAAAGCAACAACATCACCACGCATCAGGCAGCATTAAATATTGCTCAAAACCGTGTTGACGAAAGAAAAAAAGAAACTGCGAAATAA